DNA from Candidatus Sulfotelmatobacter sp.:
CGCGAGCGCGATGCCGATCAGGGCCGCGGTCGTCGGCCGCTCCCCCAACGCGAACCCCGCCATCACGGGAACCGCCACGCCGCACACCGCGACCACCGGCGCCACCACCCCCACCGGCCCGCGCGCCAGCACGTAGTAGAGGCCGGTAACGCCGGTCGCGCCGGCCACGCCCGCCAGCGCGCCCCACAGCATCTCGACCGGCGTGGGACTGCCATGGATCCACGGCGACAGGGCCCACACCGGCAGCGCGCCGATCACGCTTACCATCAGCGTCACCGTGAGCGCCGAAGCGCGGCGCGAGGCCAGGCCCCCCAGGAAATCGGCGCAGCCGAACAGCGCGGCGGCCAGCGCTGCGACCGGAAGTCCGAAGCTCAAGCGCTCCGCCAGCGCTCGCCCTCGCGACGAGCGCGGCCGTCGGCCTCGAGCTTCAGCAGATGCGCGAGCATCGAGCGCTCGGCGAACTTCCAGAGATCTCTCGGGGTATCGGCGTAGACCGCGGGGAGGAGGTCCGCGAGAGTTTGCGGAGAATCGCTCAGCGCCGCCACGACCTTCTTCTCGCGCTCCATGCGGTGGCTCATCAGCGCGCGCAACCGGCGCTCGGCGCCGCCCTGAGGCGAACCGTGCGCGGGGTAGAGAATCTTCGGCGACAGCGCGACCAGCTCGTCCAGCGAATCGAGGTAGGCGCGCATGTCGCCGTCGGGCGGGTCGATGACCACCGTCCCCGAGCCGGCCACGTGGTCTCCGCAGAACAGCGAGCCGCTGGGCTCATGAAACAGACAAACATGATCGCGCGTGTGGCCGGGCGTATGGACGACGCGCAGATCCCACGAGCGCAGCCCCGGCGCGAGCGGGATTTTCTCGCCATCGGCGAGCGCGACGTCGAGGCGCACGTGTTTGCCGCATTCGGGATGCGCGGCGACCGGTACGCGATAGCGGGCCCGGACCGCATCCACCCCGCCGACATGATCGGGATGGTGGTGGCTCAGCACGATCAA
Protein-coding regions in this window:
- a CDS encoding EamA family transporter, translating into MSFGLPVAALAAALFGCADFLGGLASRRASALTVTLMVSVIGALPVWALSPWIHGSPTPVEMLWGALAGVAGATGVTGLYYVLARGPVGVVAPVVAVCGVAVPVMAGFALGERPTTAALIGIALAVPAVMLISSSASEAGATAPRRAARPVIVLAVLSGIGLGAFLVCIARIGESAGLMPLIAARAAGSVVALVGLALRREPPRLPPGSRAPAIAGSLVDGTANVLYLLVVRSHAVSIVGTIVSLGP